In the genome of Macrobrachium nipponense isolate FS-2020 chromosome 42, ASM1510439v2, whole genome shotgun sequence, one region contains:
- the LOC135213055 gene encoding 26S proteasome regulatory subunit 8-like codes for MVRELFVMAREHAPSIIFMDEIDSIGSSRIESGSGGDSEVQRTMLELLNQLDGFEATKNIKVIMATNRIDILDPALLRPGRIDRKIEFPAPNEEARLDILKIHSRKMNLTRGINLRKIAEMMPGASGAEVNVCTEAGMYALRERRVHVTQEDFEMAVAKVMQKDSEKNMSIKKLWK; via the exons ATGGTTAGAGAATTGTTCGTGATGGCACGAGAACATGCCCCTTCCATCATCTTCATGGACGAAATTGATTCCATCGGATCATCTCGTATCGAGTCTGGAAGCGGTGGAGACTCTGAGGTTCAACGTACCATGTTAGAATTGCTTAACCAGTTAGATGGTTTTGAAGCCACAAAAAATATCAAG GTGATTATGGCTACTAATCGCATAGATATCTTGGATCCAGCCCTGTTACGCCCTGGACGTATTGACCGTAAGATTGAATTCCCTGCTCCCAATGAGGAAGCAAGATTGGATATCCTGAAg ATTCACTCTCGCAAAATGAACTTGACCAGAGGCATCAATTTACGAAAGATTGCTGAAATGATGCCTGGTGCTTCAGGAGCTGAAGTCAACGTCTGCACAGAGGCAGGCATGTATGCCCTTCGAGAGCGACGCGTCCATGTCACTCAGGAAGATTTTGAGATGGCTGTTGCAAAGGTCATGCAGAAGGATAGCGAGAAGAATATGTCTATTAAGAAGCTATGGAAGTAA